A region of the Bacteroidales bacterium genome:
ATTGTTGTGAGCCCTTCTGGAAAAAGATCGCCGCTATTAAATCCGCTTCCATCTGTTCTTACCACTGGAATAGCTCCTTCACAATCGTCTTTGGCAGTTGGTGTAATAAAGTTGGCTACTGCTCCGCAAACGCCAGTATCCATGGGTAAGTTTTGATCTATTGGGCAATCGATAAAGAGTAAATCACTTTCGATAGTTGAAAGTAAGGATGCGCTATTGTTGGTATAATCAGTTTCTAAAATATCGTTAGAAACGGTGGCCGTATTTGTTACGGAAGGTACAGCTGAACAATCTGGACTTGCTATAAATGTTCTTGTTAGAACATCTACAATGTGCATAGTCGGCACTATTGGCCAAGTGATAGTTCCTGCATTAAAAGTTCCGCCATCAGTAGCAGATACAAAGTTTAAACCTGCAGGAAGAATATTTTCAATGAGCACATTTTCTGAACGGTAGTTGCCAATATTTGTAATTGTTAAGGTATAGGTAATGGCTTGATTAACAGGAGCAGGTTCGGGAGAAGCCGTTAGAGTGATAGTTAAATCAGGCAGAAGTGTAACAGAAATAATCTCGGTTACTTCGTTATTATTGAAATTGATTTCAGTCGTTGAAGTAACTATTTGAGCTGTATTATTGACTAATGTAGTTCCTCCTGAAAAACTGGCTTTAGAATTTATTTGTGCCTCGTAACTTAGGCTCCCAGAAGCACCAGGTGCCAGATCTGGTAATGTAAAAACCAAAGTATTGCCATTATCGGTAGCGCCATTGGGATTGGTAATTGATAAATAGTTTTCATCATAATCATCCGTAATTTCAACATTCTTGGCGGTTAAATTTCCAAGATTGGCATAATTTATCGTGTAAGTGACAATATCATTTGGAAAGGCAGGGTTTGGCAAACCTGTTTTTTGAATGTCTAAATCGGGATAAGATTCTATTAATGTAGTGGTTGAAGTGTCGTCGGCATCATCTGCATTTGTGGCATCAGCTAAAACGTAATTGGTTAGAAGAGTTCCATTAGGAACGCCCATATCCACAAGAACGTTTACTTCTATTTTTGTGAAATCACCTCCCGCTAGTGGGGGTAGAACCCAAATATTATCTCCCGTGGTTGGTGTAGGCGTAGCTGAAAGAAAAGACACCTTAGAATCGTAAGTCTCTGTAACGGTAAGGTCCTCGGTATCTTTATCGCTATAATTGTAAATATAAATGGTATAACTGAGCGTATCTCCTGCTCTAATAGGATCTGTATTGTCTAATTTGGAAAGAAGCAAAAGGGCTTTGTTCGGTGCTGGATTATGAATTTTAGTTTCTATAGTAATCGATTCTGAAGTTGTAGGGCAAATATTCGAAGTTCCAATTACATCTAGGAAATTATAATGATTAGCTGCTGATGGATCGTCCAAAAAAACATCGACATAAAAATAAAAGGCATCTCCCGGTGCTAGCCAATCTGTTTCGGTTAATGGATTTCCGCTTAAGTCGTAAAGGCTAATATCAAGTAATACATCTTCTTGAGGATGCCCAGTTTGTAAGGTGTCTATGGTAAACTTATCGTATATATTTCCTTGATTGATAACATTTACTAGATAACGTACAGTTGAATTTCCATTTGATTTAACTTCTCCTTCTCCCAGTGGTGAAAAAGTGAGAGCACAGTATTGCTCAATTTCTGTTGAAACTGTTTGACTGTTTATTTCTGCACTTTCTTCAAAGCTTTTAATGCTGGCATAATTTTCTGCTGTAATTGGTGAGTCCGAAACGTAGTAGAATGTATTCGCAGCTTGATTTCCGGCTCGTAATTGAATAGTTATTTCTCCTGATTCTGCCCCTAAGGTTGCTAAAGTAGGTATCTCGTTTTTTGTCCAACTTAAAGTGTTTGAAGCTGCATCATATATTCCTGCAGGAAAAGATGAAACATAGGTGTAGCTTGTTAGATCAGGTAGATAATCTGTAATTTCTACTTCTGTTGCTTTGGTGATACCCGTATTGGTATAATGGATAGTATAGCTTATTATGTCGCCAGGGTCTGCACTTATTGAACCAAATTTACTAATGCTTAGATTTTGGGCAGATACTTCACTATTCAAATAAAAGGGGCTAAAAAAAGTAATCAAAACAATTATTACATTGAAGAATTTACTGGGGTAAGTATTCAGTTTTTTAAGGGTACAGAGTTTTTCTACCATAATCTTGTGGTTATTAAGTTAATCCAATTCGATTCGCCCCGAAGTAAAAACAAATAATATTTGTATTGTTATGTAGTTAAAATCCCCTAAATATAGTTCCTCAAATATACGAAATATGCGGACTGATACCTAATTGCAAGAGCTAATTTTTTTTTAATTAAAATTACATTATCTATGTATATTACTCTTAATCAGTAAGTTGCGAATGGAAAATTATTTTACTCCTGACTGGTGTTAAGTTGATCTTTCCAAGAGGGATTAAGAATTTAGTAAATGGGAAGTTTTTCAAATTGAGAAAAAAATTGTTTAATGATTTGCAAATCAGATATTAACAGTTGATGTTTGTAAGTTTTATTGCCCAGAGGCTTTGTCAATTAAGCATTTCACTATTTTTGTAAAAAAATATTTTTTATGGCAGAGAGCTATAACGACGCGAGTGTTAAATCGTTAGATTGGAAAGAACATATCCGTCTTCGGCCGGGAATGTATATTGGGAAGTTAGGTGATGGATCATCTCATGATGATGGTATCTATGTTTTAATTAAAGAGATTATTGATAATTCTATCGATGAGTTTGTTATGGGAAATGGCAAGCGAATTGATGTTGAAATAACAGACCGACAAGTACGAATTAGAGATTATGGTCGTGGCATACCTTTGGGAATGGTTAACGCCTGTGTATCAAAAATGAATACCGGTGCCAAATATGATTCAAAAGTATTTAAAAAAGCTGTTGGTCTGAATGGTGTTGGAACAAAAGCAGTAAATGCACTTTCTTCTAATTTTTCTGTTCAGTCTATTCGTGAAGGCAAATCAAAACGTTCTCTCTTCGAAAGAGGCAAAATTATCAGTGATGGAAAAGCAGAAAAGAGCGAGGAGAAAGATGGCACTATAGTAACCTTTATTCCTGATACAGAATTATTTGGCAATTATCGCTTTATAAGTGATTATATCGAAAAAATGTTGTGGAATTATGCCTACCTCAATAATGGTTTAATATTGAATTTTAATGGCGAAAAAATTGTAGCAAAGAATGGCTTGCACGATTTATTAGTCAACCAAATTGACGGTAAAATTTGCTACCCGATTATACACTTAAAACAAGATGAATTTGAGTTTGCTTTTACGCATACCAAACAATATGGAGAAGAGTACTACTCTTTTGTAAATGGTCAGCATACCACTCAAGGCGGGACACATCAAAGTGCTTTTCGTGAAGCGATTGTAAAAACTATTCGTGAGTTTTATAATAAAAATTTTGAGCCTTCCGATGTTCGTTCTTCCATTGCTGCCACTATGAGCATAAAAATCCAAGAACCTATTTTTGAATCTCAAACAAAAACAAAATTGGGTTCGCAACATGTTGAGCCCGGAGGAACAAGCGTACGAAATTATGTTGGAGATATTGTAAAAACAAACCTCGATAATTTCTTACATCGTAATCCGGAAACTGCAGAAGCTTTACTTCATAAAATTCTGATGAATCAGAAAGAACGTAAAGAAATGGCAGGAATTAAAAAGCTCGTTCGCGATAGTGCTAAAAAAGTAAGTCTGCATAATAAAAAGCTTCGCGATTGCAAAGTTCATTTGAATAGCAAACACGAAAAGAGTCTGGAGACAACTTTGTTTATTACCGAGGGCGATTCGGCAAGCGGTTCAATAACTAAATCGAGAAATGTTGCAACACAAGCTGTATTTAGTTTAAAGGGTAAACCACTGAACAGCTTTGGTTTAAGCAAAAAAATTGTCTATCAAAATGAAGAATTTAATTTATTGCAATCAGCATTGAATATAGACGAAGACATGGATAACTTACGATATAATAATATCGTAATTGCTACCGATGCCGATGTGGATGGAATGCATATTCGTTTACTGCTTCTAACCTTTTTCTTACAGTTTTATCCTGATTTAATCAAGCGAGGACATCTCTATATTTTACAAACACCTCTCTTCCGTGTTAGAAATAAAAAGAAAACATTTTATTGTTATTCACCCGAAGAAAAAGAAAAAGCGCTTCAAAAATTAGGTGCTAATCCCGAAATTACCCGATTTAAAGGTTTAGGAGAGATATCTCCCGATGAATTCAAATTTTTTATTGGTGCCGATATACGCTTAGAACCGGTTATATTACGTGGCGATTCTGCTATTAGTAATTTACTCGAATTTTATATGGGTAAGAATACTATGGATCGCCAAAACTTTATTATTAATAATTTGCGCCAGGAAGAAAACTTGACTTCTGAAGCAAGCTGAAAAGCTAAGAGTGCGATTTAAGAATTAAGAGTGTAAAGTTATTCCACAAGGGCTTTCACTTCATCTTCTTTTCACTTCGCCACTTCTTCTAAAACCGCTACCTTTGCTCAATGATTTATCCACCACAATTTGAAGAGAAAATAGGATTTACTAAAATTCGCGAATTGCTCAACCAAAATTGTATTAGCGATATGGGTAGGCAATGGGTAAATAAATTAAGCTTTAGCAGCTCTTTTTCATCTATAGAATTGTGGTTAAATCAAACCGAGGAAATGCAACAAATTCTGTTGGGCGACCTTGGAATCCCTATACAAGATTATTTTGATTTACGTCCCGATTTAATTCAGCTCCGGCTCGCAGGAAGTTATTTAAAAACAGAACGCTTCTTCGACTTCAAATCATCTCTGAACGTAATCAATCAAATGATTTTGTTTTTTGAGGCAAAACAGCAAGATTATTCACATCTACACCGTCTGAGTTCTAACATAGAAATTGATTCTTTGATAATAAAGCAAATAGATGCTATTTTAGATGAAAAGGGGCAAATCAAAGACAAAGCTTCGGAAAAATTATTTGAAATACGATCCGAAATAAAAAGAGATAGTCGTCAATCGGAAAAGTCAATAAACGAAAGCCTCCGACAAGCAAAGAAAGCAGGATGGGCCAACGAAACTGTTGAAGCAACTGTTCGTAATGGTCGGTTAGTTATTCCCCTAAATGCTGCTTATAAACGTCAAATTCGTGGAGTTATTCACGATGAATCGGCAACCGGACAAACAGTATATTTAGAGCCTGATAAAGTTTTACAACTAAACAATAAAATCAAAGAACTTGAGGCCGAAGAAAGAAGAGAAATACTTCGAATATTAGTTGCTTTTGCTGACTTCCTACGCCCGTCGATAGATTCTCTATTATATGCTTATCGTTTTTTGGGATTGATAGATTTTATTATAGCCAAAGCACGTCTGTCTATTCAACTAAATGCTGTTAAACCCGATTTACGCGATAAGGCTGAAATTCAGTGGTACCAAGCAAGACACCCCTTACTTTATCTTTCGCATAAAGCACAGGGCAAAACTGTTGAACCACTTGATATTCATCTACATAAGCAAGAACGAATTCTTATTATCTCAGGCCCAAATGCCGGAGGTAAATCGGTAGCACTTAAAACCATTGGCTTACTTCAATATATGCTTCAAAACGGATTACTTATTCCACTTAAATCAGCATCAATTGCTGGGATTTTCAAACGTTTTTTTATTGATATAGGCGATGAACAATCCATTGAAAACGATTTGAGTACGTATAGTTCTCATCTATTAAATATGCAATATTTTATATCACAAGCCAACACTAAAACTTTATTTTTAATTGATGAGTTTGGAAGTGGTACAGAACCGATTTTAGGTGCTGCTATTGCAGAAGCTATTTTAGAAGAACTAAACGAAAAAAAAGCCTTTGGAGTTATAACTACCCATTATGCAAATTTAAAGCTTTTACCCACCAACGACAACGGAATGATAAATGGCGCCATGTTGTTTGATACTAAAAAAATGATCCCGCTTTATAAGTTAGTAATGGGAAGACCGGGAAGCTCTTTTACTATTGAAATTGCACGAAAAATAGGATTTTCAAAGAGTCTGCTAAAGAAAATTAATAAAAAAGCAGATCGGCGTCAGCTCGATTTTGAAGAGCAGATACAACAACTCGAAGTGGATAAAAAAACCTTAGAAAAAAAGCAAGAGCAAATTAGCTTAATGGATGAGCATTTAACAGAAACTTTAGAAAAGTATCAAACTCTTTACAGTGATTTACAAAAAGAGAAAAAAGCTATCCTTACCGAAGCAAATAAACAATCGAAAGAAATCTTAAAACAATCTAACCGACTGATTGAAAAGTCTATAAAAGAAATTCGTGAAAATGCTGCAGAAAAGAAAAAGACACAAGAAATCAGGAAAAATATTCAACAGGAAATAACTCGTTTAGAAAGAGAGCCTAAGGTAGAAACACCTGCACAACATAAGACTATAGAAAAGCAAATTGCCAACAAAAAAGTAGAAAAAAAAGTAAGGAAACAAGTTCCGCTTAAAGTTGGCGATTTAGTAGTTATCGATGGTCAAAATACTGCCGGAAGTATAGCTTTGATTAAAGGCAAAAAAGCAAAAGTAGACTTTGATACTATGCAAATGTTTATCGAGCTTACTCGGCTTGAAAAAGTAAGTAAAACACAAGAGCGTAAGCTCAAAAAAGCAAATATTAAGTCGAGTAATATTGCCCAAGATATATCAGAAAAATCAGCCGATTTCAATCCTAATATCGATGTTCGTGGTATGCGTGTCGACGAGGCTTTAATTCATATTCAACGTTTTATTGATGATGCTGTTTTGCTTGGTGTTTATCAGCTTCATATTTTGCACGGCAAAGGAACAGGCGCATTACGTCAGGTGATACAAGAATATTTAAATGCAAATCGTGATGTCAACCGTTATTACGACGAGCATATCGAAAGAGGCGGACACGGAATTACCGTTGTGGAGTTGTAAATTAATTTGATAATTATCATTCTATACTGACCCCTCAACGCTCGACCCTTCATTCCTCTCCATTGTTACGATAAGTCAAGATGATATGAAATATTTATTTAACTAATCATAAAAAACCGCTCCTCAAAAATGAAGAGCGGTTATAAATTGTAAATATATGGTTGATTAAATAACCCCTTGATCCATCATAGAGTTAGCTACTTTTAAGAAACCTGCAATATTAGCACCTTTGGCATAATTTATAAACCCGTCATCTTCAGTACCATACTGAATACAAGCAGCATGAATATCAGTCATAATTGTTTTGAGTTTCTGATCAACTTCTTGAGCACTCCAATTAAATTTCATAGCATTTTGCGACATTTCTAAACCTGAAACAGCAACACCACCGGCATTTACTGCTTTACCAGGACCATAAGGAATTTTCGCATTATGAAAAGCCTCAATAGCTTCAGGAGTACAACCCATATTAGAAACTTCTCCAACATACTGAACACCATTTGCTAATAAAGTAGCAGCGTCATCACCATTTAATTCGTTTTGGATAGCACAAGGCATTGCAATATCAACTTTAACTTCCCAAGGTTTTTTCCCTGCAAAGAATTTTGCTTCAGGAAATTCCTCGGCAAATGGAGCTACAACATCATTATTAGATGCACGCAATTCTAAAAGATAATCTATCTTTTCTCCTGTAATACCTGTTTCATCATAAATATATCCATCAGGACCGGAAATAGTAACAACTTTAGCACCTAATTCATTTGCTTTTAGAGCAGCACCCCAAGCAACATTACCAAAACCGGAAATACTAATTACTTTTCCTGCAATAGTATCATTATGGGCTTTCATCATTTCATTCATGAAATAGATTCCACCAAAGCCTGTAGCTTCCGGACGAATTAATGAGCCGCCCCAGTTTCCACCTTTACCTGTAAGAACACCGGTATTTTCGCGAGCTAATTTTTTATACATTCCGTATAAGAAACCTATTTCACGACCACCGACTCCAATATCGCCGGCAGGGACATCAGTTTCAGGACCAATTAAACGCCATAATTCAAGCATAAAAGCTTGAGAAAAACGCATAATTTCAGCATCTGATTTTCCTTTAGGATCAAAATCAGATCCTCCTTTACCTCCACCCATAGGCAGAGTTGTTAAAGAATTTTTGAAGATTTGTTCAAAACCTAAAAACTTAAGAATACTTAAATTCACACTTGGGTGGAAACGTAATCCGCCCTTATAGGGACCAATTGCGTTATTAAATTGAACACGATATCCAAGATTTACCTGAACATTACCGCTATCATCAACCCAAGAAACTTTAAATGTAAGAATTCTGTCAGGTTCAACTAAACGTTCAATAATTTTTGCTGATTCAAATTGTGGGTTTTCAGCCAAAACATCCTTAAGAGATTCTAAAACCTCTCTAACCGCTTGGAGGTATTCCAATTCACCGGGGTGTTTGGCCTCCAAATTGTTCATGATTTGTTCTAAATTCATTACTGATTTTTTTATAAAAATTGTTTTGTTATTATTTTCACAGGGCAAAGGTATTCATTTTATTTATAAGCAATGATTTTCTTTATTTAAAACGATTGCAAACATATTATCTTGCTGATTTAAAACTAATTACGTTAATAATTTATATTCAATACAGACTATTCTTAATTAAACCGTTTTTTAACTTACGCAAGGTCCTGAATAGCTGCACTTTCTGCCTCTATTAAAGTCTTAAAATCGGATAAAAATTCTGAGTCTTCAAAATTCACATCACTAAGTGCTTTTTTAAATTGTTTTGAGTCGAATAAGAACTCTCCTTTTTTACTTATTTGAGAATATATAAAATGTATTTCGGGATAAGTTACAAACAACATACTCAAGAAAACAGCAACACTTCCAAAACGCAAACGAGTTTTACTTTTTAGCGAATAATGAACTTCTATTAGATTTCCTGTTTGATTATGGGATAACATTCGGAAACTACCTTTATTTTCTTTACTGTTTTGTTGCAAGAAATAAAGTGCAGGAAAGTTTTTCATTGCACGCAAATTTTCAACCTTCATCAATTCAATATCAAACTTTTGTCCATTATCTCGAATCAGCAATTCAAGTTTATCGTCTTTATCATTTTCAACAATATACATTTCAATCATATCGGCTTTTGCCTGAATACGATCATTAACACATTGGAAGAAATAAAAAGCTAAGTCTTTCATTTATTATTTTTCGATACAAATATACAGAGTCCTTTTTAAGCACGTAATTTTTGTCATTTCAAGTGTAACGAGAAATCTCATTTTTCAAAAACATATTTCTCTCCGTCGGGCTTTGGCGTAAACTCAGTCGAAAGCTGACGGATCGAAGATGAATATTAGCTATGTTTCTTACCGTACAAAAAACAAAAAAGCTCCACTTTATTGTAAAGCAGAGCATAATTTTAATTCTAAATTCTATTTATAAGCGTGTACTCCAAATGGATTCTTAATATATTCGCGCAATAGTTTTGCTTCTGATTCCGAAGTTTCTAACACAGCACGTAAAACATCTTCAATAACAATAATACTAACTATTACATCACCATCCAAAATAGGTATATGACGAATATGCTTATCAACCATAGCATGCATTAAATAAGCACTTGTGTCTTCCATTTTGCCAACAACAATATCTTCTGCCGAAGTCATAAGTGTTTTAACCAAATTTGTTCCATCAAGAGTTTTTCCAGTTTTATAACATTTGTATAAAATATCTCTTTCGGAAATAATGCCAACCAATTCTTCATTACTATTTACAACTAATGCCGCACCAGATCCTGTTTCATCAAGACGTTTAACGGTTTCGTATACAGAAGAGTCTTCCGTAACCGTTACAACCATTCTTCCTTTGTTTTCAACTATTTTTGAAACTAACATAAATTCTCCTTTTTATTTAAAAATTAGTAAAATCTGCATCAGAAAAATATTTCATAAACTGTGTTCTTTCAAACAGTATTGGTTTACGAATATTTTTCTGGCTCAATTTACCAATAAAATCTTTAGTTTCATCATATTTTTTTGAATCCATCCAATTTTCAAGGCTTTTATTCATTTCGGTAATAACTTTTGATCCGTTTTTTATAATACTCGAAACAACTTGAACTGCTTTTGCTCCAACAAGCATATTTTTAATCACAGACTCACCATCAACAATACCTGTAGAAGAAGC
Encoded here:
- a CDS encoding CBS domain-containing protein gives rise to the protein MLVSKIVENKGRMVVTVTEDSSVYETVKRLDETGSGAALVVNSNEELVGIISERDILYKCYKTGKTLDGTNLVKTLMTSAEDIVVGKMEDTSAYLMHAMVDKHIRHIPILDGDVIVSIIVIEDVLRAVLETSESEAKLLREYIKNPFGVHAYK
- a CDS encoding DUF11 domain-containing protein, which translates into the protein MVEKLCTLKKLNTYPSKFFNVIIVLITFFSPFYLNSEVSAQNLSISKFGSISADPGDIISYTIHYTNTGITKATEVEITDYLPDLTSYTYVSSFPAGIYDAASNTLSWTKNEIPTLATLGAESGEITIQLRAGNQAANTFYYVSDSPITAENYASIKSFEESAEINSQTVSTEIEQYCALTFSPLGEGEVKSNGNSTVRYLVNVINQGNIYDKFTIDTLQTGHPQEDVLLDISLYDLSGNPLTETDWLAPGDAFYFYVDVFLDDPSAANHYNFLDVIGTSNICPTTSESITIETKIHNPAPNKALLLLSKLDNTDPIRAGDTLSYTIYIYNYSDKDTEDLTVTETYDSKVSFLSATPTPTTGDNIWVLPPLAGGDFTKIEVNVLVDMGVPNGTLLTNYVLADATNADDADDTSTTTLIESYPDLDIQKTGLPNPAFPNDIVTYTINYANLGNLTAKNVEITDDYDENYLSITNPNGATDNGNTLVFTLPDLAPGASGSLSYEAQINSKASFSGGTTLVNNTAQIVTSTTEINFNNNEVTEIISVTLLPDLTITLTASPEPAPVNQAITYTLTITNIGNYRSENVLIENILPAGLNFVSATDGGTFNAGTITWPIVPTMHIVDVLTRTFIASPDCSAVPSVTNTATVSNDILETDYTNNSASLLSTIESDLLFIDCPIDQNLPMDTGVCGAVANFITPTAKDDCEGAIPVVRTDGSGFNSGDLFPEGLTTISYSATNSNGQTVNCSFDITVGPDTELPVIHDVPADVTLECSDCIQAFENNDFEEPAISGSWASILASDISGWSTTAVDNRIEIQKSGKIEGVVSYSGNQHAELNGNNVGDFYQEFCTVPTTTVQISFAHHKRMSGSNTSDDIMEVLTGPDMGNLSSLGLFTATATSGWSIHTIDFPIPAGQSSTVFVFRAIQGAPANTTLGNLIDDINVITLFDATNIPYATDNCGVESLSLSEIKTDGNCSNDYRIDRTWTAIDLAGNTSIATQTLIVGDVIGPDFTLPADITISCTENPLDTTLTGNISNLTDNCDPSADDIAYSDIITAGSCPNNYTITRTWTLTDHCSNSTSKTQVITVEDIIAPQFVEALPMDQTVDCNTIVAAEVLTATDNCGYATVSYTESINPGACTGTYTSVRTWTAEDECGNTAIHTQTIQFEDNTAPIWTTLAGDLDRTVECSDPTDFDNAMALEPIASDDCGT
- a CDS encoding Smr/MutS family protein, with the translated sequence MIYPPQFEEKIGFTKIRELLNQNCISDMGRQWVNKLSFSSSFSSIELWLNQTEEMQQILLGDLGIPIQDYFDLRPDLIQLRLAGSYLKTERFFDFKSSLNVINQMILFFEAKQQDYSHLHRLSSNIEIDSLIIKQIDAILDEKGQIKDKASEKLFEIRSEIKRDSRQSEKSINESLRQAKKAGWANETVEATVRNGRLVIPLNAAYKRQIRGVIHDESATGQTVYLEPDKVLQLNNKIKELEAEERREILRILVAFADFLRPSIDSLLYAYRFLGLIDFIIAKARLSIQLNAVKPDLRDKAEIQWYQARHPLLYLSHKAQGKTVEPLDIHLHKQERILIISGPNAGGKSVALKTIGLLQYMLQNGLLIPLKSASIAGIFKRFFIDIGDEQSIENDLSTYSSHLLNMQYFISQANTKTLFLIDEFGSGTEPILGAAIAEAILEELNEKKAFGVITTHYANLKLLPTNDNGMINGAMLFDTKKMIPLYKLVMGRPGSSFTIEIARKIGFSKSLLKKINKKADRRQLDFEEQIQQLEVDKKTLEKKQEQISLMDEHLTETLEKYQTLYSDLQKEKKAILTEANKQSKEILKQSNRLIEKSIKEIRENAAEKKKTQEIRKNIQQEITRLEREPKVETPAQHKTIEKQIANKKVEKKVRKQVPLKVGDLVVIDGQNTAGSIALIKGKKAKVDFDTMQMFIELTRLEKVSKTQERKLKKANIKSSNIAQDISEKSADFNPNIDVRGMRVDEALIHIQRFIDDAVLLGVYQLHILHGKGTGALRQVIQEYLNANRDVNRYYDEHIERGGHGITVVEL
- a CDS encoding type IIA DNA topoisomerase subunit B, which gives rise to MAESYNDASVKSLDWKEHIRLRPGMYIGKLGDGSSHDDGIYVLIKEIIDNSIDEFVMGNGKRIDVEITDRQVRIRDYGRGIPLGMVNACVSKMNTGAKYDSKVFKKAVGLNGVGTKAVNALSSNFSVQSIREGKSKRSLFERGKIISDGKAEKSEEKDGTIVTFIPDTELFGNYRFISDYIEKMLWNYAYLNNGLILNFNGEKIVAKNGLHDLLVNQIDGKICYPIIHLKQDEFEFAFTHTKQYGEEYYSFVNGQHTTQGGTHQSAFREAIVKTIREFYNKNFEPSDVRSSIAATMSIKIQEPIFESQTKTKLGSQHVEPGGTSVRNYVGDIVKTNLDNFLHRNPETAEALLHKILMNQKERKEMAGIKKLVRDSAKKVSLHNKKLRDCKVHLNSKHEKSLETTLFITEGDSASGSITKSRNVATQAVFSLKGKPLNSFGLSKKIVYQNEEFNLLQSALNIDEDMDNLRYNNIVIATDADVDGMHIRLLLLTFFLQFYPDLIKRGHLYILQTPLFRVRNKKKTFYCYSPEEKEKALQKLGANPEITRFKGLGEISPDEFKFFIGADIRLEPVILRGDSAISNLLEFYMGKNTMDRQNFIINNLRQEENLTSEAS
- the gdhA gene encoding NADP-specific glutamate dehydrogenase, with translation MNLEQIMNNLEAKHPGELEYLQAVREVLESLKDVLAENPQFESAKIIERLVEPDRILTFKVSWVDDSGNVQVNLGYRVQFNNAIGPYKGGLRFHPSVNLSILKFLGFEQIFKNSLTTLPMGGGKGGSDFDPKGKSDAEIMRFSQAFMLELWRLIGPETDVPAGDIGVGGREIGFLYGMYKKLARENTGVLTGKGGNWGGSLIRPEATGFGGIYFMNEMMKAHNDTIAGKVISISGFGNVAWGAALKANELGAKVVTISGPDGYIYDETGITGEKIDYLLELRASNNDVVAPFAEEFPEAKFFAGKKPWEVKVDIAMPCAIQNELNGDDAATLLANGVQYVGEVSNMGCTPEAIEAFHNAKIPYGPGKAVNAGGVAVSGLEMSQNAMKFNWSAQEVDQKLKTIMTDIHAACIQYGTEDDGFINYAKGANIAGFLKVANSMMDQGVI